The Streptomyces sp. NL15-2K genome contains a region encoding:
- a CDS encoding DUF397 domain-containing protein produces the protein MAATQLHGVAWQKSRHSNSQGSCVEFARLPGGDVAVRNSRFPDGPALVYTRAEIEAMLLGIKDGEFDHLIAG, from the coding sequence ATGGCCGCCACCCAGCTGCACGGGGTGGCCTGGCAGAAGAGTCGGCACAGCAACTCGCAGGGTTCCTGCGTGGAGTTCGCCCGCCTGCCCGGCGGGGACGTGGCCGTCCGCAACTCGCGTTTCCCCGACGGCCCGGCGCTCGTCTACACCCGGGCCGAGATCGAGGCGATGCTGCTCGGCATCAAGGACGGCGAGTTCGACCACCTGATAGCGGGCTGA
- a CDS encoding ATP-binding protein, translating into MGTNGSTMLEPLRQGLPPLDPAAVSSAASCALPARYEAVREARQFTRGTLDQWDLGDRFDDVCLVVSELVTNALRHALPAGAPCVPEQNPLVRLHLMRWTERLVCAVRDPSHASPVAREADDFSAESGRGLFLVDSFSDSWGWHPLAGTLGGKVVWALFRLPDPQPGE; encoded by the coding sequence ATGGGGACGAATGGATCGACCATGCTCGAGCCGTTACGGCAGGGCCTTCCGCCGCTGGATCCTGCGGCCGTGTCCAGCGCCGCCTCCTGTGCTCTGCCCGCCCGTTACGAAGCGGTGCGCGAGGCCAGGCAGTTCACGCGCGGAACGCTGGACCAGTGGGACCTGGGCGACCGTTTCGACGACGTGTGCCTGGTGGTCTCCGAGCTGGTCACCAACGCGCTGCGACACGCGCTGCCGGCCGGTGCCCCGTGCGTCCCGGAGCAGAACCCGCTCGTGCGGTTGCACCTGATGCGCTGGACGGAGCGGCTGGTGTGCGCGGTGCGCGACCCCAGCCACGCCAGCCCTGTGGCGCGCGAGGCGGACGACTTCTCGGCGGAGTCGGGCCGCGGCCTGTTCCTCGTCGACTCCTTCAGCGACAGCTGGGGCTGGCATCCGCTCGCGGGCACGCTGGGCGGCAAGGTCGTCTGGGCGCTGTTCCGGTTGCCCGATCCGCAGCCGGGCGAATGA
- a CDS encoding helix-turn-helix transcriptional regulator: MLLGSQLRRLREARGITREAAGYSIRASESKISRMELGRVSFKTRDVEDLLTLYGITDEAERTSLLSLAKEANVAGWWHSYSDVLPSWFPTYVGLEGAASLIRAYEVQFVHGLLQTEAYAQAVVRRGMKGASEADVERRVALRLERQKYLVDENAPEFHIVLDEAALRRPYGDREVMRGQLQHLIEVSERPNVRLQIMPFSFGGHSGESGAFTILSFPESDLSDVVYLEQLTSALYLDKHEDVTQYEKALKELQQDSPGTDESRDLLRGLLQLS; this comes from the coding sequence ATGCTGCTCGGCTCGCAACTCAGGCGGCTGCGGGAGGCGCGTGGCATCACGCGCGAGGCGGCGGGTTACTCGATCCGCGCCTCCGAGTCGAAGATCAGCCGGATGGAACTGGGCCGGGTGAGCTTCAAGACAAGGGACGTGGAGGACCTGCTGACGTTGTACGGCATCACGGACGAGGCGGAGCGCACCTCACTGCTCTCGCTCGCCAAGGAGGCCAATGTCGCGGGCTGGTGGCACAGTTACTCGGACGTTCTGCCGAGCTGGTTCCCCACCTACGTGGGCCTGGAGGGCGCGGCTTCCCTGATCCGCGCGTACGAAGTGCAGTTCGTGCACGGTCTGTTGCAGACCGAGGCGTACGCCCAGGCGGTCGTGCGGCGCGGCATGAAGGGCGCGAGCGAGGCAGACGTGGAGCGGCGCGTGGCGCTGCGCCTGGAGCGGCAGAAGTACCTCGTCGACGAGAACGCGCCCGAGTTCCACATCGTCCTGGACGAGGCGGCCCTGCGCCGCCCGTACGGAGACCGCGAGGTGATGCGCGGCCAGCTCCAGCACCTGATCGAGGTCTCCGAGCGGCCCAACGTACGGCTGCAGATCATGCCGTTCAGCTTCGGCGGCCACTCCGGGGAGTCCGGCGCCTTCACGATCCTGTCCTTCCCGGAGTCCGACCTGTCCGACGTCGTCTACCTGGAGCAACTCACCAGCGCGCTGTACCTGGACAAGCACGAGGACGTGACCCAGTACGAGAAGGCGCTCAAGGAGTTGCAGCAGGACAGTCCGGGGACGGACGAGAGCCGGGATCTTCTTCGGGGACTCCTCCAACTCTCTTGA
- a CDS encoding aldehyde dehydrogenase family protein gives MSSYFTDLAQQYIDGEWRPGTGSWDIIDFNPYDDEKLASITIATVDEVDEAYRAAARAQKEWAATNPYARRAVFEKALALIEEREQEIAEVIIAELGGTRLKAAFELHLVKEFLRESIHLALRPEGRIIPSPVDGKENRVYRVPVGVVGVISPFNFPLLLSIKSVAPALALGNAVVLKPHQNTPITGGSLVAKIFEDAGLPGGLLNVVITDIAEIGDAFIEHPIPKVISFTGSDKVGRHVATVCASNFKRSVLELGGNSALVVLDDADIDYAVDAAVFSRFVHQGQVCMAANRVLVDRSVADEFTEKFVAKVKTLKAGDPRDPGTVIGPVINSSQADAVSGIVEQAITEGATALVHGTRTDNLIEPSVLTGVPADSALLRQEIFGPVVFLAPFDGEEEAVRLVNDTPYGLSGAVHTGNIERGVAFAKQIDTGMFHVNDGTVHDEPIVPFGGEKHSGLGRLNGDTMLDSFTTLKWISVQHGRSGFPF, from the coding sequence ATGTCGTCCTACTTCACCGACCTGGCTCAGCAGTACATCGACGGTGAGTGGCGCCCGGGCACCGGCTCCTGGGACATCATCGACTTCAACCCGTACGACGACGAAAAGCTGGCGTCGATCACCATAGCCACGGTCGATGAGGTCGACGAGGCATACCGGGCGGCCGCCCGCGCCCAGAAGGAATGGGCGGCGACCAACCCCTACGCCCGCCGCGCGGTGTTCGAGAAGGCCCTCGCACTGATCGAGGAGCGCGAGCAGGAGATCGCTGAGGTGATCATCGCCGAGCTCGGCGGCACCCGGCTGAAGGCCGCCTTCGAGCTCCACCTCGTCAAGGAGTTCCTGCGCGAGTCGATCCACCTGGCGCTGCGCCCCGAGGGCCGGATCATCCCCTCGCCGGTCGACGGCAAGGAGAACCGCGTCTACCGCGTGCCGGTCGGCGTCGTGGGCGTGATCAGCCCCTTCAACTTCCCCCTCCTGCTCTCGATCAAGTCGGTCGCCCCGGCGCTCGCGCTCGGCAACGCCGTCGTGCTCAAGCCGCACCAGAACACGCCGATCACCGGCGGCTCCCTGGTGGCGAAGATCTTCGAGGACGCGGGTCTGCCCGGCGGTCTGCTGAACGTCGTCATCACGGACATCGCCGAGATCGGCGACGCCTTCATCGAGCACCCGATCCCGAAGGTCATCTCCTTCACCGGCTCCGACAAGGTCGGCCGTCACGTCGCCACCGTCTGCGCCTCGAACTTCAAGCGCTCGGTCCTCGAACTGGGCGGCAACAGCGCGCTGGTGGTCCTCGACGACGCCGACATCGACTACGCGGTCGACGCGGCCGTCTTCAGCCGGTTCGTCCACCAGGGACAGGTCTGCATGGCCGCCAACCGTGTCCTGGTCGACCGCTCGGTCGCCGACGAGTTCACCGAGAAGTTCGTCGCCAAGGTCAAGACCCTGAAGGCGGGCGACCCGCGCGACCCCGGGACCGTCATCGGCCCGGTCATCAACTCCTCCCAGGCGGACGCCGTTTCGGGCATCGTCGAGCAGGCGATCACCGAGGGCGCGACGGCGCTCGTGCACGGCACGAGGACCGACAACCTGATCGAGCCCTCGGTCCTCACGGGCGTCCCCGCCGACTCCGCCCTGCTGAGGCAGGAGATCTTCGGACCGGTGGTCTTCCTCGCCCCCTTCGACGGCGAGGAGGAGGCCGTACGCCTCGTCAACGACACGCCGTACGGCCTGAGCGGCGCCGTCCACACGGGGAACATCGAGCGGGGAGTCGCCTTCGCCAAGCAGATCGACACCGGCATGTTCCACGTGAACGACGGCACGGTCCACGACGAGCCGATCGTCCCGTTCGGCGGCGAGAAGCACTCGGGGCTCGGCCGGCTGAACGGCGACACGATGCTGGACTCGTTCACGACGCTGAAGTGGATCTCGGTGCAGCACGGGCGGAGCGGGTTCCCGTTCTGA
- a CDS encoding DinB family protein — protein MVTHVRAEEQGDERGALLSFLAEQRGGIRRALLGLTEEQASSRPSASELSLAGLLKHVAEVEQGWVARAKGEPPAVHRDETNWHECHRLVGDETVESQLVYWEKVAAETEAFVRAVPSLDDTFPLPNDPWFPPDERVSMRWLVLHLIRETARHAGHADIIRESLDGATAFELVAKEQGTSWG, from the coding sequence ATGGTCACTCACGTGCGAGCCGAGGAGCAGGGCGACGAGCGCGGTGCGTTGCTCTCCTTCCTGGCCGAGCAGCGCGGCGGCATCCGCCGGGCGCTGCTGGGGCTGACCGAGGAGCAGGCGTCGTCACGGCCCAGCGCCAGCGAGCTGTCCCTGGCCGGTCTGCTCAAGCACGTCGCCGAGGTCGAACAGGGCTGGGTGGCCCGCGCCAAGGGCGAGCCGCCGGCCGTCCACCGGGACGAGACGAACTGGCACGAGTGCCACCGACTGGTGGGTGACGAGACCGTCGAGTCGCAGCTCGTGTACTGGGAGAAGGTCGCCGCCGAGACGGAGGCGTTCGTCCGCGCGGTCCCCAGTCTCGACGACACCTTCCCGCTCCCGAACGACCCCTGGTTCCCGCCGGACGAGCGCGTCTCCATGCGCTGGCTGGTCCTCCACCTGATCCGTGAGACGGCCCGGCACGCCGGCCACGCCGACATCATCCGGGAGTCACTGGACGGCGCCACCGCCTTCGAACTGGTGGCCAAGGAGCAGGGCACCTCCTGGGGGTGA
- a CDS encoding PadR family transcriptional regulator yields MSAIRLLVLGAVRQHGRAHGYQVRNDLEYWGAHEWSNAKPGSIYHALKQMAKQGLLHAHEIAPSTAGGPPRTEYELTEKGTEEYHSLVRQYLTAYDQRPDVLTAALGCMVDLEREEVLGLLEVRVRSIEEWRKSVTEYYTPEEGPGQLGHIGEIMNFWVHSADTGAEWTRGLIERIRGGAYTFAGEGEPFVGVLAEGEENPYAAGERHSGDVR; encoded by the coding sequence ATGTCAGCGATCCGTCTCCTCGTGCTGGGCGCGGTGCGCCAGCACGGGCGGGCCCACGGCTACCAGGTACGCAACGACCTGGAGTACTGGGGCGCGCACGAGTGGTCCAACGCCAAGCCCGGCTCGATCTACCACGCCCTGAAACAGATGGCCAAGCAGGGCCTGCTGCACGCGCACGAGATCGCGCCGTCCACCGCCGGCGGCCCGCCGCGCACCGAGTACGAGCTCACCGAGAAGGGCACCGAGGAGTACCACTCGCTGGTGCGCCAGTACCTCACCGCCTACGACCAGCGGCCGGACGTGCTCACCGCCGCGCTCGGCTGCATGGTCGACCTGGAACGCGAGGAAGTCCTCGGCCTCCTCGAGGTGCGCGTGCGCAGCATCGAGGAGTGGCGCAAGTCGGTCACCGAGTACTACACGCCCGAGGAGGGCCCCGGCCAGCTCGGTCACATCGGCGAGATCATGAACTTCTGGGTCCATTCGGCCGACACCGGCGCCGAGTGGACCCGGGGTCTCATCGAGCGCATCCGGGGCGGGGCGTACACCTTCGCGGGCGAGGGCGAGCCGTTCGTCGGCGTACTGGCGGAAGGCGAGGAGAACCCGTATGCGGCGGGGGAGCGGCATTCCGGAGATGTCCGCTAA